From the genome of Streptomyces sp. NBC_01304:
TCGCGCTCGGCCGGCTCGGCGCGGAGGTCGGCTTCTGCTCGCGGATCTCCACCGACGCCTTCGGACAGGCCCTGGTCGGGCACCTGCGCGACGAGGGCGTCGACGTCTCGCTGGTGCAGCGCGGACCGGAGCCCACCACGCTGGCCCTGGCCGCGCTCGACGAACACGGGGCGGCGGCGTACAGCTTCTATGTCGAGGGCAGCGCGGACCGGCTCTTCGCGACACCGGGCGAGGCTCAACTGCCCGGCAGCGTACGGGCGTTGTCGTTCGGTACGTGCTCGCTGGCGCTCGAGCCCGGGGCGAGCGCGTACGAGGAGCTGATGCGGCGCGAGGCCGGGCGCGGGGTGTTCGTCGCGCTCGACCCGAACATCCGGGCCGGGCTGATCCCGGACGCGGACGCCTATCGGGCCCGGTTCAAGTCCTGGCTGCCGCATGTGTCGCTGCTCAAGCTGAGCGAGGAGGACGCCCAGTGGCTCGGCCCGGACGTGCCGGGGTGGCTGGCGGCGGGGCCCGCGGCGGTCGTGGTCACGCGGGGCGCGGGCGGGCTCACCGTCTTCACCCGGGGCGGCGGCGAGGTGTCCGTGCCGGGCGAGCGGGTCGAGGTCGTGGACACCATCGGGGCCGGGGACACGGTCAACGCGGCGCTGCTGCACGACCTTTCGCTGCGGGACGCACTGTCGGCGGACGCCATGGACGCGCTGCCTGCGGAAGTGTGGCGGAAGGTGCTCGCCTACGCCGCGCGGGCCGCCGCGGTCACCTGCTCGCGGGCGGGGGCCGAACCGCCGTACGCCACAGAGGTGGGAGGTTCCGAGTACCGGGGGTAACGGCGGGTTTCCGACTTTCACAGGGTCTTTTCACAAGGTGACGGGAACCCAGGAGGCCCTTCGTCCGACCACTTCCGTGAGAGGCAGGCGCACCGTCCTGCGTACGGGGTCCCGGGAAGGTCGGAGGATTGTGATGCAGAGCCAGGTGCCGGTGACGTACGGGTTGCCGCACTGTCCGCACGGAATGCGCGAAGTGCGGGACCAGATAGCGGAATTCGTACGCCGCCGGATCGTCCCGCGCGAAGACGTCCTCGACCGCGGTGGCTCCGATGCGACGGCAGCTCTGCGCACGCTGCAGGGCGCGGCGCGGCAACAGGGCCTGTGGGCGCTGCCGCTGCCCGTCGGTATCGGCGGCCAGGGCCTGCCGCTCGCCCTGTACGCGCCGCTGGCCGAGGCCGAGGGCGCCAGCGACCACGGGCCCGCCGCGCTCGGCTCGGCCACGCTCCTCGACGCGCTGACGCTGCAGCAGCACGGCAGTCAGCGGGTGCACGACCTGTTCCTGAAGCGGCTCGTCGCCGGCGAGCTGCGCATGTCGTTCGCGATGACCGAGCCCGGCACGCCGGGCACCGAGCCCCGGCTG
Proteins encoded in this window:
- a CDS encoding carbohydrate kinase family protein, which gives rise to MIVVAGEALIDLVPQAGGDVLAPLRPARGGGPYNTAVALGRLGAEVGFCSRISTDAFGQALVGHLRDEGVDVSLVQRGPEPTTLALAALDEHGAAAYSFYVEGSADRLFATPGEAQLPGSVRALSFGTCSLALEPGASAYEELMRREAGRGVFVALDPNIRAGLIPDADAYRARFKSWLPHVSLLKLSEEDAQWLGPDVPGWLAAGPAAVVVTRGAGGLTVFTRGGGEVSVPGERVEVVDTIGAGDTVNAALLHDLSLRDALSADAMDALPAEVWRKVLAYAARAAAVTCSRAGAEPPYATEVGGSEYRG